One segment of Anatilimnocola aggregata DNA contains the following:
- a CDS encoding beta strand repeat-containing protein, with translation MLNRNLRSLWSRILGKQQQAKELQRRRRSFLEVLEDRRVLATYVWDGTGDGVSWTDPLNWNLNAGTPSLAADIAQFTGTAAGAITVGAPVTVGQIQFTTTAAAYSLTGSAITLSTSLSNAVGTNSIANDLIGGIGTVSVTGGTLSLSGANTLGLATIGPGTLSISTNATAAGAVAINTSGVFEINNVTHNAAVALNSGGTLRGVGANARENGIITVANAAVTIGTGTSASDVLTLSDADNELTGGGNVINIAGSGTVALAGDTSPTNNLIANTRYSVAATSTLSFITEAQLGAAPSTAQANHIALSGTLRGAGTGAMGFTANRGITLAGTAATIDVSNSAGALTVSGIIAGTALTKVGSGSAILSGANTYTGATNVNAGTLVANAAAALGTTAGSTTIANGATLDVRASIGTEAINVQGTGVGNNGALITASGTGTVGGAVTLAGNTSIGGAATLNITGNITGGFALTKVGAGTTVLRGTNSYTGITTVSAGTLRFGRQVSLYNNGTVAGGWTPTNIVVSSAATLALNVGGTGEFTAADITTLAGLGTPTGGFANNSILGLDPTNAPNGLFTYSTAISNTNANANVLGVSKLGAGIVVLSGDNSYTGVTRVVTGILQFANPASLYTNPATDWNTTNLVVESGATMAFNVGGVSDFSAAQLQTLSTLGNASGGFRTGAAIGMDTTNAASPFTYSQNIVNPGANILGFTKLGSGVLSLTGTNTYTGTTTILGGTLQKGTATALPSTTPLVFGNTYDFTGSLDLSTFNQTVSTLNVLSNSASSNSITIGSGSILTSTGNITIGFNSAATTSSKLVVSGATPGVGTWTANNSATNGRIQLGGSTTDSFSNAATLDMSDLGTFTANLSGTTTTFMVGDATNGSGTGTAGSTLILARTSTIIADTFTSDSPAGDSTFAIKQVIKLGSTANTIRANTINIGASGNRANGTLDFLTSSGTLTIRNKANATNAAIMNVGYGGATTGFSFSSTVNLNGHSVDINLASLNIGGRTGTSGANSTASFSYDTGTLTVGTLNVGRRNSTASTSSGTLNIGGTSTTTITGAFAIAAQLAASGSSVTNGTVNITGGNTTVSGGISLANRPTAGTATGALSITGGTLSVGGDITVTGTTSESITLDGGTLDMGGFNIGSVASPIIPLTFASGTLKNVGTINGTAGLTKTTTGQLILDGTIGYTGATVINGGKLVVNATNALTALPGAVTVNSGGTLGGTGTITGTVSVVGTGAIDAGATGADETGTLTISNTLTLAGTSTFAAQLNGNAPGDGAGFYDQVTSTGAVNLTGVDLILTGTYAAEAGDSFTILTATGGITGNFDGYADGQKFILNNRPLTISYTPTSVVVTFDTDPVVDGTAAADTFVVKQVGANLEVSLGMVVVLSTPVSDIDTLTINGLGDNDTLTVDYSGGVFDEVINFNGGTQTGSPGDVLEITGGTFDKLQYDATDVGSGEITLSSMAGTGTVIFTGLEPVMVDAVAATVEINLDPSNLVAGPHTVEITDVAATNEMLVSFNSGFESMSFVTPTVELIINGDNVDNDTITITSVNAPADGGFVAGVTINGQGGTDSIIVNAALALGDGPGPGTSTGAVSLTAETIDINAAISTVNEGATGTITLSGSTISTNSDLSTDGAAVSVAAATAFVVDGTNVIIDTESGNNSAAGAINFTGTALIRADAPARNLSLLSDSAVGANGAITLAAFGNTGGAFVNNLTIDADDAASVGQTVTIASTSQVAGNLSITGGTIASNANFTAGASSAISLTSDASITDGNGSGTGNPNFTATSGSLTASAPNGIDLDIDVAQITASSTNTNITLREASGLTDLNIAAGTGNVSLTLAAGSITDTAADGNDIVANVITLVMPSGGAIGAPANRVEINGTQLQVTYSVSNSGNDVYLEDTAGGLQLNNSTVTSSTNTTFDLLVTNGSLTSVVGGSRDIGGDIIVLRVTGAASTIGLNAANRLELNGVVRVDAATDGGSIFIVDTDGGLPVGLIDAGTGNVDLLTNAGTVRNITDASNDAATDVIGSTVTLTVTGATSTIGTSTSDRLEIDAITLNVTTAGGGAFLSDTAGGVELNTVAVGSLALQSAAAITDSTNASIAVTNNASLTGTTITLGEQGTDAVNFGSLTFNSAGAVNISEDSSTLLLGASTADSLVLNSTAGITDDAAASVTVTNNASFDATAITLGELGSDLMNFGSLTFTSGGAVNISEDSSTLLLGTSTAANLVLNSTAGITDDAAASVTVTNNASFNATAITLGELGSDTVHFGSLTFTSGGAVNISEDSSTLLLGTSTAESLVLNSTAGITDDVAANLTVTNNASFDATEITLGDAVGNTVNFGSLTFTSLGAVIISEDSATELTGTSTALSLVLTSTAGITNDATASLVVTNNATLNATSIALGNVGALDTVNFGSLTFTATAGGVTIEENSELELLGASSATGTIVLTSLDTLAANENITIPAMASLESTTASVTLNAGDGLTLNGGSFISGFSGVALNVDNIGGLGAGAGSASTLAGTIQTTDGNITISSGAGGDTFTQTGSLVAGGMGDITISLGAGTDQYNAATTATAVLTALGNTITINGGNGNDTILLGDQFFAATISAASTILNGNDGTNNPDGSDTFKVRASTTTPFTIDGDDPTEPTLPGDTLFVDLTGVSGPVNESHGDPNTTISFPNPPNSQLDITYREIETRQTTGLGSPLVNHIFDLLNYPLVSDGVFDVQLTSDSNLKVTLNGASVYNGDDATVNSLTFAGNAGNDAVRIHALAGTGELPSEGGLVDFGLDGVNTLPGVTPTGISSMDATRKAVSGAFAANARTPVSLSNNRAGVYFDGRGGTNSIVLDVTTARDVAYLSDSQAGFGANQGDLSVQAAGGTLRGFAASFANVNSVHLREQTAVGSKLLIDASSTSATTTISVVDILDPVTTSQYDALNPVNNSLVVNPNVTFTGASQLVGNGGVAATRFANFADVTIRSGGYTGASVGETLDLISLDPLGLTTLALDAGSALGTGAGPGADSGAADTIQLRSLPSGVTATLTGGLGSDTFRLHGETTIVVDNGLPTDYTNVSGSDGLDSNDTVDNIAGPVVVDGEDANLANNNDQLFIIDSGDMTADPNVLIAAAGGMNADYTVTGINASGVTFRNIDSFDYTGTQGGDTIDGRFTPTSVPHDLNTVALRGSGGADQFLLFTSNQWGGIDPTTGLPFTRVASGVGTISLYGNDGEDIFGETPAPVIGNTGAMHVGLAVPATTRLIRPTTAATAGGSTIFIDGGDPVPALNQAGDSLVGDVLNLDVTDVPKNTAMIVGAGSSGNVLSANTAPFSWVSIEDLNLVDNGKLTGVQIGDVFGRGTTGNDLMQISANATAALPHQVRVRIGGAIMNYNVPGKAVLYGGNGVDTMSQTTASIPAVFYGEAGNDSLAGGSNNDWLVGGDGNDQITGGEGQNVIWGDNAPTNPSDPTPQDFQGPNDGNDTISSGNGADVIYAGGGHDVVNSGGGNDYIHAGAGNDSVDAGAGDDRVYGYSGNDTLQGNSGNDLLSGGDGNDWLLGHSGNNVLIGGTGSDTLSGGDGNDLLITGGLGGEENSTWTSAPNTMTYAANTYSDPMDNDAALLALLTAWQGNSNAAAPPPEVLALLPILTDNSDDDAWGGNGSDLFSWDAADMADESLTAPGPNDFNNPATGPDVRLINP, from the coding sequence ATGCTCAACCGCAACCTTCGGTCGCTGTGGTCTCGTATTCTTGGCAAGCAGCAACAGGCAAAGGAACTCCAACGCCGCCGCCGCTCCTTCTTAGAAGTCCTCGAAGACCGCCGCGTATTGGCCACCTACGTTTGGGATGGAACCGGGGATGGTGTGTCCTGGACAGATCCCCTCAACTGGAATCTTAATGCGGGCACTCCGAGCCTTGCTGCAGACATTGCCCAATTTACTGGAACTGCGGCCGGAGCAATCACCGTCGGAGCACCTGTCACGGTTGGTCAAATCCAATTCACTACTACCGCTGCAGCCTACAGCCTCACTGGCAGCGCGATCACACTTAGCACCAGCCTTAGCAACGCGGTCGGTACGAACTCGATTGCCAACGACCTGATTGGTGGAATTGGCACGGTTTCTGTCACCGGTGGAACATTATCCCTCTCAGGTGCAAATACCCTCGGATTAGCAACGATCGGCCCGGGCACGCTTTCAATCAGCACCAATGCCACGGCAGCAGGTGCTGTGGCAATCAACACGAGCGGCGTGTTTGAGATCAACAACGTCACACACAATGCCGCAGTCGCGCTCAATTCTGGCGGCACACTGCGAGGGGTTGGTGCCAACGCACGCGAGAACGGCATCATTACCGTAGCCAATGCGGCAGTAACAATCGGCACTGGTACGAGTGCGAGCGATGTTCTGACACTCAGTGACGCTGACAACGAACTTACAGGTGGAGGCAACGTAATTAACATCGCCGGTTCGGGTACGGTCGCTTTAGCCGGTGACACATCTCCCACCAATAACCTGATTGCCAACACCAGATACTCGGTTGCCGCTACTTCAACACTGAGCTTTATTACGGAAGCTCAGTTGGGTGCGGCACCGAGCACTGCTCAGGCAAATCACATCGCGCTCAGCGGAACATTGCGCGGTGCTGGCACTGGCGCGATGGGATTCACGGCCAATCGTGGAATCACGCTGGCAGGAACCGCGGCCACAATTGATGTGAGTAATTCGGCCGGCGCATTGACAGTCAGCGGCATCATCGCTGGAACAGCTTTAACAAAAGTAGGCTCAGGCTCCGCAATTCTAAGCGGTGCCAATACCTACACGGGAGCCACCAACGTTAACGCAGGTACGCTTGTGGCAAATGCCGCCGCAGCTCTGGGAACAACGGCCGGTAGCACCACCATTGCCAACGGAGCAACCTTGGATGTACGTGCTTCCATCGGAACCGAAGCAATTAACGTGCAAGGAACAGGAGTCGGTAATAATGGTGCCCTGATCACTGCTTCGGGTACTGGCACCGTTGGCGGTGCCGTCACGCTCGCTGGCAATACCTCCATCGGCGGTGCCGCAACGCTCAATATCACCGGAAACATTACAGGCGGCTTTGCACTTACCAAAGTAGGCGCTGGGACAACCGTCCTGCGCGGCACCAACAGTTACACCGGAATTACGACGGTCAGCGCTGGCACTCTGCGGTTCGGCAGGCAAGTCTCGCTATACAACAATGGTACGGTTGCCGGTGGTTGGACGCCAACAAACATCGTGGTTAGCTCGGCAGCAACGTTGGCGCTCAACGTCGGCGGTACGGGTGAATTCACAGCTGCAGACATTACGACGCTCGCAGGCTTAGGTACCCCCACGGGTGGCTTTGCGAACAACTCTATCCTGGGCTTGGATCCTACGAACGCGCCCAACGGACTTTTTACCTACTCCACGGCAATTTCTAATACGAACGCGAACGCCAATGTTCTTGGTGTGTCAAAGCTAGGTGCAGGGATTGTGGTGCTCTCAGGAGACAACAGCTACACCGGTGTTACGCGAGTTGTCACAGGAATTCTGCAGTTTGCCAATCCAGCCTCACTTTACACCAATCCCGCCACCGACTGGAACACGACCAATCTTGTCGTCGAAAGCGGCGCGACGATGGCCTTCAACGTCGGAGGTGTGTCCGATTTCAGCGCAGCACAGCTCCAAACTCTCTCGACGCTTGGCAATGCATCCGGCGGGTTCAGGACTGGCGCTGCCATAGGCATGGATACGACGAACGCTGCCAGTCCTTTCACATACTCACAGAACATCGTCAACCCAGGGGCAAATATTCTTGGCTTTACGAAGCTCGGCTCTGGTGTTCTGAGTCTCACGGGCACCAACACCTACACTGGAACCACCACAATTCTGGGCGGTACGCTCCAAAAAGGCACCGCGACCGCACTTCCGTCGACAACGCCCCTCGTCTTTGGAAACACCTACGACTTTACTGGCTCACTCGACCTTAGCACTTTCAATCAAACCGTTTCGACGTTAAATGTTTTGAGCAACTCTGCGTCAAGCAATTCCATCACGATTGGCAGCGGAAGCATCCTAACTTCCACGGGCAACATCACGATTGGATTCAACTCTGCTGCGACGACCAGCAGCAAGCTAGTCGTCTCTGGTGCGACACCCGGTGTGGGCACTTGGACTGCCAACAACTCCGCAACAAATGGCAGAATTCAACTTGGGGGCAGCACCACAGACAGCTTCAGCAACGCTGCTACGCTTGACATGTCGGATCTAGGCACATTTACGGCCAATCTGTCAGGCACAACAACAACCTTTATGGTTGGAGATGCAACCAACGGAAGTGGCACAGGTACGGCTGGTTCGACCCTCATTCTAGCCCGCACAAGCACCATTATCGCCGATACATTTACTTCCGACTCGCCGGCTGGCGATTCGACTTTCGCGATTAAACAAGTCATTAAGCTTGGCAGCACAGCCAATACGATTCGAGCGAACACAATCAACATCGGGGCATCAGGCAATCGCGCGAATGGCACGCTCGACTTCCTCACCAGTTCTGGCACGCTGACGATTCGTAACAAGGCGAATGCGACAAATGCCGCAATTATGAATGTGGGCTACGGTGGAGCAACAACTGGTTTTAGCTTTAGCTCGACGGTTAATTTGAACGGCCACTCTGTTGATATTAACCTTGCTAGTTTGAATATTGGTGGACGGACAGGTACTAGTGGTGCCAATTCGACTGCCAGTTTTTCTTACGACACTGGAACGCTGACGGTCGGAACATTAAATGTGGGCCGGCGAAACTCCACCGCTAGCACCAGTTCAGGGACTTTAAACATTGGAGGTACCTCAACTACCACAATCACTGGCGCATTCGCGATTGCCGCCCAACTCGCTGCCTCGGGATCATCGGTTACCAATGGCACAGTGAATATTACTGGGGGCAATACGACTGTGTCGGGCGGAATTTCGCTGGCAAATCGCCCAACCGCCGGAACGGCAACCGGTGCATTGAGCATCACCGGTGGAACGCTTTCCGTCGGTGGCGATATCACAGTGACGGGGACTACCAGTGAGTCAATCACGCTCGACGGTGGCACACTCGACATGGGGGGCTTTAATATCGGCAGCGTTGCCTCGCCGATCATTCCTCTAACCTTCGCCAGTGGCACGCTCAAGAATGTCGGCACGATCAACGGTACCGCTGGCCTCACCAAAACAACGACCGGTCAGTTGATCCTGGATGGCACCATTGGCTACACCGGTGCCACGGTTATCAACGGCGGAAAGTTGGTCGTGAATGCAACAAACGCGCTCACGGCGTTGCCAGGTGCCGTGACCGTGAACTCTGGCGGCACACTTGGCGGTACGGGAACTATTACCGGTACGGTTTCTGTTGTCGGTACGGGTGCCATCGATGCCGGTGCAACAGGTGCCGATGAGACCGGTACTCTGACAATCTCGAATACCTTGACGCTGGCCGGTACTTCGACTTTTGCGGCACAACTGAACGGCAACGCCCCCGGCGACGGTGCTGGCTTCTATGACCAAGTGACATCGACCGGCGCGGTCAACTTAACCGGCGTGGACCTCATCCTTACTGGCACCTACGCTGCAGAAGCTGGTGATTCGTTCACCATCCTCACCGCAACTGGCGGAATCACGGGCAACTTTGATGGCTACGCTGACGGGCAAAAATTTATCCTGAACAACCGCCCACTGACTATTTCTTACACCCCGACCAGTGTGGTCGTGACCTTCGACACCGATCCCGTGGTGGATGGCACTGCAGCAGCAGACACGTTTGTCGTTAAGCAAGTCGGCGCGAACCTGGAAGTCAGCTTGGGCATGGTTGTGGTGTTGTCCACTCCCGTGTCAGACATCGACACCCTCACAATCAACGGCCTGGGTGATAATGACACTTTGACAGTTGACTACAGCGGTGGCGTGTTCGATGAAGTAATCAACTTCAACGGCGGCACACAGACGGGTTCTCCTGGTGACGTTCTGGAAATTACTGGCGGCACGTTCGACAAGCTGCAATATGATGCGACGGATGTTGGGTCTGGCGAGATTACGCTGAGCAGCATGGCGGGAACCGGCACGGTGATCTTCACTGGATTGGAACCGGTGATGGTCGACGCGGTCGCGGCCACGGTGGAGATCAATCTCGATCCATCGAACCTTGTGGCTGGACCCCATACGGTCGAGATCACCGATGTGGCAGCTACCAACGAGATGCTAGTCTCGTTCAATTCTGGTTTCGAGTCGATGTCGTTCGTCACGCCGACGGTCGAACTCATCATCAACGGCGATAACGTTGACAACGACACGATCACGATTACTTCGGTCAATGCACCCGCGGACGGCGGCTTTGTCGCTGGTGTCACCATCAATGGCCAAGGCGGAACCGACAGCATCATCGTCAATGCTGCTCTTGCGCTCGGAGATGGGCCTGGTCCGGGTACATCCACCGGTGCCGTTTCGCTGACTGCGGAGACGATCGACATCAACGCCGCCATCAGCACAGTCAACGAAGGAGCTACTGGCACGATCACGCTGAGCGGCAGCACGATCAGCACAAACTCAGATCTGAGTACCGATGGCGCTGCGGTCTCGGTCGCGGCTGCCACTGCCTTTGTAGTGGACGGCACAAATGTCATCATCGATACCGAATCGGGCAACAACAGCGCTGCCGGTGCGATCAACTTCACGGGCACTGCGTTGATTCGCGCGGATGCGCCCGCACGTAACCTCTCGCTGCTCAGCGATTCCGCGGTTGGCGCGAACGGTGCGATCACGCTGGCCGCGTTTGGCAACACGGGCGGCGCGTTCGTCAACAACCTGACGATCGACGCTGATGACGCAGCGTCGGTTGGCCAAACGGTGACGATCGCGTCCACCAGCCAAGTTGCCGGAAATCTCTCGATTACCGGCGGCACGATTGCTTCGAATGCCAATTTTACGGCGGGGGCTTCGAGTGCGATTTCGTTGACATCTGACGCCAGCATCACCGATGGCAATGGCAGTGGTACGGGCAACCCCAACTTTACTGCTACGAGCGGCTCGCTGACGGCTTCCGCACCCAACGGGATTGACCTCGATATCGACGTCGCCCAAATCACGGCCAGCAGCACGAACACCAATATCACGCTGCGAGAGGCCAGCGGACTTACGGATCTGAACATCGCAGCGGGTACAGGAAATGTCTCTCTCACATTGGCAGCTGGCAGCATTACCGATACGGCCGCTGACGGGAACGACATCGTCGCGAACGTCATTACGTTGGTAATGCCCAGTGGAGGTGCAATTGGCGCTCCAGCGAACCGCGTAGAGATTAATGGTACGCAACTGCAGGTAACCTATTCCGTCAGCAACTCCGGAAACGATGTCTATTTGGAAGACACCGCCGGTGGTTTGCAACTCAACAATTCGACCGTAACCTCGTCGACCAATACCACCTTCGATCTGTTGGTGACGAATGGCAGCTTGACCAGCGTTGTTGGTGGCTCGCGCGATATTGGTGGCGATATCATCGTTTTACGTGTCACGGGAGCGGCTAGCACGATTGGGCTTAACGCCGCGAATCGGCTAGAGCTCAACGGTGTGGTTCGTGTCGATGCGGCAACCGATGGGGGCAGTATCTTCATTGTTGATACCGACGGCGGCTTGCCTGTCGGCTTGATCGACGCCGGTACAGGCAACGTGGATCTGCTCACCAATGCGGGTACTGTCCGCAACATTACTGATGCGTCGAACGATGCAGCCACAGACGTTATTGGTTCAACCGTCACTCTCACCGTGACAGGTGCCACCAGCACCATTGGTACATCAACTTCGGATCGCTTGGAAATTGATGCCATAACACTGAACGTGACCACAGCGGGTGGTGGCGCATTCCTCAGCGATACGGCTGGCGGCGTAGAACTGAATACGGTGGCGGTCGGCAGCTTGGCTCTTCAATCGGCCGCAGCAATCACCGATAGCACGAATGCCAGCATCGCAGTGACGAACAATGCTTCGCTCACGGGTACGACCATCACGCTGGGCGAACAGGGTACGGATGCCGTGAACTTTGGCTCGCTGACATTTAACAGTGCTGGTGCAGTGAATATCTCGGAAGACAGCAGCACGCTGCTCCTGGGAGCAAGCACGGCCGATAGCCTGGTCCTCAACTCGACCGCTGGTATTACCGACGATGCTGCCGCCAGTGTGACCGTGACGAACAATGCCTCGTTCGATGCGACAGCAATCACGCTGGGTGAACTCGGCTCCGACTTGATGAATTTTGGTTCGCTCACATTCACGAGTGGCGGTGCGGTGAATATCTCGGAAGACAGCAGCACGCTGCTCCTGGGTACGAGTACCGCTGCAAACCTGGTCCTCAACTCGACCGCTGGCATTACCGACGATGCTGCTGCCAGTGTGACCGTGACGAACAATGCCTCGTTCAATGCGACTGCAATCACGCTGGGTGAACTCGGCTCCGATACTGTCCACTTTGGTTCGCTGACGTTCACAAGTGGCGGTGCGGTAAATATCTCGGAAGACAGCAGCACACTACTCCTGGGTACAAGCACGGCCGAAAGTCTGGTCCTAAACTCGACTGCGGGAATCACTGATGATGTTGCTGCCAACTTGACGGTGACGAATAACGCCTCGTTCGATGCCACCGAAATCACTCTTGGCGACGCGGTGGGAAATACGGTGAACTTCGGTTCGCTGACGTTCACGAGCTTGGGGGCGGTGATTATTTCGGAGGATAGTGCGACGGAGTTGACGGGAACCAGCACGGCGTTGAGCCTGGTGCTGACATCGACGGCGGGAATTACGAATGATGCGACGGCCAGCCTGGTGGTGACGAACAACGCCACGTTGAATGCCACGAGTATCGCGCTCGGGAATGTCGGGGCACTCGATACGGTGAACTTCGGTTCGCTCACATTCACGGCCACGGCCGGCGGCGTGACGATCGAAGAGAACTCAGAGCTCGAACTGCTCGGCGCGAGCAGTGCAACCGGCACGATTGTCCTCACCAGCCTCGATACGCTGGCTGCGAATGAGAACATCACCATTCCAGCCATGGCTTCGCTGGAATCCACTACGGCAAGTGTGACGTTGAATGCGGGTGATGGCCTCACGTTGAATGGTGGCTCGTTCATTAGTGGTTTCTCGGGCGTGGCGCTCAATGTCGATAACATCGGCGGGTTGGGAGCGGGAGCCGGATCGGCCAGCACGCTGGCGGGTACGATCCAGACGACTGACGGTAATATCACGATTTCCAGTGGTGCGGGTGGCGATACCTTCACCCAGACCGGCAGCCTGGTAGCTGGCGGCATGGGCGACATCACGATCAGCTTGGGAGCCGGCACGGATCAATACAACGCGGCGACCACGGCGACAGCGGTGTTGACGGCACTCGGCAATACGATCACGATCAATGGTGGGAATGGCAACGATACGATCCTGCTGGGGGACCAGTTCTTTGCGGCCACGATCAGCGCTGCGAGCACGATTCTCAACGGCAACGACGGGACGAACAATCCCGACGGCAGCGACACCTTCAAGGTGCGGGCCAGTACGACCACGCCGTTCACCATCGACGGCGACGATCCGACCGAACCGACTCTGCCCGGCGATACGCTGTTCGTCGATCTGACGGGCGTGTCGGGTCCGGTCAACGAATCGCATGGCGACCCGAACACGACCATCTCGTTTCCCAATCCACCCAATTCGCAGCTTGACATCACCTATCGGGAGATCGAGACTCGGCAGACCACCGGCTTGGGCTCGCCGCTGGTGAACCACATCTTTGACCTGCTCAACTACCCGCTAGTCTCCGATGGCGTATTCGACGTCCAACTCACCAGCGATTCGAATTTGAAAGTGACGCTGAACGGGGCGAGCGTCTACAACGGCGACGACGCCACGGTGAACAGCCTGACCTTCGCGGGGAACGCGGGGAACGACGCCGTTCGCATTCACGCTCTGGCGGGCACGGGCGAACTCCCCAGCGAAGGTGGTCTCGTCGACTTCGGTTTGGACGGCGTGAACACGCTACCGGGTGTCACACCCACCGGCATCTCCTCGATGGATGCCACGCGCAAGGCGGTCAGCGGAGCCTTCGCCGCCAACGCCCGCACGCCGGTCAGTCTCAGCAACAATCGGGCGGGCGTGTACTTCGATGGCCGCGGCGGCACGAACTCGATCGTGCTGGATGTGACCACTGCCCGCGACGTGGCCTACCTGTCTGACAGCCAGGCCGGTTTCGGCGCGAACCAGGGAGACCTGAGCGTGCAGGCAGCGGGCGGTACGCTGCGGGGCTTCGCGGCCTCGTTCGCCAACGTCAATAGCGTGCATCTGCGCGAGCAGACGGCCGTCGGCAGCAAGCTGCTGATCGATGCCAGCAGCACGTCGGCCACGACGACAATCAGCGTGGTCGACATCCTCGATCCGGTGACGACGTCGCAGTACGACGCGCTCAATCCGGTCAACAACTCGCTGGTCGTTAACCCGAACGTCACCTTCACTGGCGCTTCGCAACTGGTCGGCAACGGTGGCGTGGCCGCGACTCGCTTCGCGAACTTCGCCGACGTGACGATCCGCAGTGGTGGCTACACCGGCGCGTCCGTGGGCGAAACGCTGGACCTCATCAGCCTCGACCCCCTGGGCCTGACCACGCTGGCTCTCGACGCCGGTAGCGCGCTGGGGACTGGTGCGGGGCCGGGTGCCGACAGCGGGGCCGCCGATACCATCCAACTGCGAAGCCTCCCCAGCGGCGTCACGGCCACGCTGACGGGCGGCCTGGGGAGCGACACCTTCCGCCTGCACGGCGAAACGACGATCGTCGTCGATAATGGTCTCCCCACCGACTACACCAACGTCTCCGGCAGCGATGGTCTGGACTCCAACGACACGGTCGACAACATCGCCGGCCCGGTGGTGGTCGACGGAGAAGACGCCAACCTAGCGAACAACAACGATCAGTTGTTCATCATCGACAGTGGCGACATGACGGCCGACCCGAACGTGCTGATTGCTGCAGCCGGCGGGATGAATGCGGATTATACGGTGACGGGAATCAACGCCAGCGGAGTCACGTTCCGCAACATCGACAGCTTCGATTACACGGGAACGCAAGGTGGGGACACGATCGACGGCCGGTTCACCCCGACCAGCGTGCCGCACGACCTGAACACGGTGGCCCTGCGTGGCTCTGGCGGTGCCGATCAGTTCCTCCTCTTCACATCGAATCAGTGGGGTGGTATCGACCCGACGACGGGCCTACCGTTCACCCGCGTAGCCAGCGGCGTAGGAACGATCAGTCTGTACGGCAACGATGGTGAAGATATCTTCGGCGAAACTCCGGCCCCGGTCATCGGGAACACGGGAGCCATGCACGTGGGCCTAGCCGTCCCCGCCACGACGCGGCTGATTCGTCCGACCACGGCCGCGACTGCGGGGGGAAGCACCATCTTCATCGACGGTGGCGATCCGGTACCGGCGCTCAATCAGGCCGGTGATTCCTTGGTCGGCGATGTGCTGAACCTGGATGTCACGGACGTGCCGAAGAACACGGCGATGATCGTGGGAGCCGGTTCGTCGGGGAACGTCCTCAGCGCCAACACGGCCCCCTTCAGTTGGGTCAGCATCGAAGACCTCAACCTGGTCGACAACGGCAAGTTGACAGGCGTGCAGATCGGCGACGTGTTCGGTCGCGGGACCACGGGGAACGACCTGATGCAGATCTCGGCCAATGCCACGGCCGCGCTGCCGCATCAGGTGCGGGTGCGCATCGGCGGCGCGATCATGAACTACAACGTGCCGGGCAAGGCCGTGCTGTACGGCGGCAATGGTGTCGACACGATGTCGCAGACCACGGCCTCGATTCCGGCTGTGTTCTACGGCGAAGCAGGCAACGATTCGCTGGCGGGGGGCTCGAACAACGACTGGCTGGTGGGTGGCGACGGGAACGACCAGATCACAGGTGGCGAAGGCCAGAACGTGATCTGGGGGGATAACGCGCCGACGAATCCGAGCGACCCGACCCCGCAAGACTTCCAGGGCCCGAACGACGGTAACGACACGATCAGTTCGGGCAACGGAGCCGACGTGATCTATGCCGGTGGTGGCCACGACGTGGTGAACTCCGGTGGGGGCAACGACTACATCCATGCCGGGGCGGGCAACGACAGCGTCGATGCTGGGGCCGGAGACGACCGGGTGTATGGCTACAGCGGCAACGATACGCTGCAAGGCAACAGCGGCAACGACCTGCTGTCGGGCGGCGACGGTAACGATTGGCTGCTGGGTCACTCGGGGAACAACGTGCTAATCGGTGGCACGGGGAGCGACACGCTCTCGGGTGGGGATGGCAACGACCTGCTGATCACCGGTGGGCTGGGTGGTGAAGAGAACAGCACCTGGACTTCAGCTCCCAACACGATGACCTATGCGGCGAACACCTACAGCGACCCAATGGATAACGACGCAGCCCTGCTCGCACTCCTGACGGCCTGGCAGGGGAACTCCAACGCCGCTGCACCACCGCCCGAAGTGCTTGCCCTGCTCCCCATCCTGACCGACAACTCGGACGACGACGCTTGGGGCGGCAACGGCAGCGACCTCTTCAGCTGGGACGCCGCCGACATGGCCGACGAATCCCTCACCGCCCCCGGCCCCAACGACTTCAACAACCCCGCCACAGGACCAGACGTCCGACTGATCAATCCGTAA